Proteins encoded within one genomic window of Bacteroides sedimenti:
- a CDS encoding glycoside hydrolase family 2 protein: protein MNRFFLLSAILLYILLLPPPLQGREVLSFNTDWQFKKGPFSSEAMQAAQKWNSGWEKVEIPHTWNAKDMQVRSNDFYEGVGYYRKTYFFPESLQGKRVFLRFEGVGACSEVYVNGNLVGTHKGGYSAFACEIGTAIKPGANNEIIVKADNTARPDVIPVNHGLFGVYGGIYRPVWLIITEKNNITVTDCASSGVYITQKNVSKQQADITVKVKLDNATLQPVSLKLENTIYNQAGKKVSSDTQSFDLTPQGSQTYFSAFIMKQPHLWQGRKDPYLYKVVSRLIKDGQVIDEVAQPLGVRKYEIVAGKGFYLNGEKYPMYGVTRHQDWWGLGSALKNENHDSDLAMIMDIGATTVRFAHYQQSEYLYSRCDSLGLIIWAEIPFVNRVTGKEAENAQTQLREMIRQSFNHPSIYVWGLHNEVYQPHEYTSSLTQSLHDLAKTEDPDRFTVSVNGYGHAEHPVNMNADIQGMNRYFGWYEKKIGDIKPWVKEMEKKYPYQKLMLSEYGADANIAHQTEYLDESLNWSDPFYPETFQTKTHEYQWSVIANHPYIIASYLWNMFDFAVPMWTRGGVPARNLKGLVTFDRKIKKDSYFWYKANWSKEPVLYLTQRRNTNREKQVTLVTVYSNVGAPKVYLNGKELTGIKQGYTPVHYIFDKVTLANGKNTLKAVSVKNGKSYEDTIEWNYTGEKKRGDDATENVEEHSGF from the coding sequence ATGAATAGATTTTTTTTATTATCGGCAATTCTTCTTTATATATTACTATTACCTCCCCCCTTGCAAGGTCGAGAGGTTCTTTCTTTCAACACTGATTGGCAGTTTAAGAAGGGGCCATTTTCGTCAGAGGCTATGCAAGCAGCTCAAAAATGGAATTCAGGATGGGAAAAAGTGGAAATACCTCATACCTGGAATGCAAAGGATATGCAGGTAAGAAGCAATGACTTTTATGAAGGAGTGGGCTATTACAGGAAAACATATTTCTTTCCCGAATCACTTCAAGGGAAACGTGTTTTTCTTCGCTTTGAAGGAGTAGGAGCTTGTTCCGAGGTGTATGTAAACGGAAATTTAGTGGGGACTCATAAGGGAGGATATTCGGCTTTTGCTTGTGAGATAGGAACTGCAATAAAGCCGGGGGCTAACAATGAGATCATTGTAAAGGCAGACAATACTGCACGTCCCGATGTGATTCCTGTGAATCATGGCCTGTTTGGCGTATATGGCGGAATCTATCGTCCGGTTTGGCTCATAATAACAGAAAAAAATAATATCACGGTAACCGACTGCGCCTCTTCGGGAGTATACATTACTCAGAAAAATGTATCAAAGCAACAGGCTGATATAACAGTGAAGGTAAAGCTTGACAATGCAACTCTACAGCCGGTCTCCTTAAAGCTGGAAAATACGATTTACAACCAAGCAGGAAAAAAGGTCTCCAGCGATACACAGTCGTTCGATCTTACACCGCAAGGATCACAGACTTATTTCTCTGCTTTTATCATGAAACAACCTCATTTGTGGCAGGGAAGAAAAGATCCCTATCTGTATAAGGTTGTTTCTCGTCTGATAAAAGACGGACAGGTTATTGACGAAGTGGCACAGCCTCTGGGGGTAAGGAAGTATGAGATTGTTGCCGGCAAAGGCTTCTATCTAAATGGTGAGAAATATCCAATGTACGGAGTTACCCGTCATCAGGACTGGTGGGGACTGGGTAGTGCCTTGAAGAACGAAAACCATGATTCTGACCTTGCCATGATCATGGATATTGGAGCCACAACTGTTCGATTTGCTCACTATCAACAGTCTGAGTACCTTTATTCTCGTTGCGATAGTCTGGGACTGATTATTTGGGCTGAGATTCCTTTTGTGAACAGGGTAACGGGAAAAGAAGCTGAGAATGCACAGACACAGCTTCGGGAAATGATTCGTCAGAGCTTTAACCATCCTTCCATTTATGTTTGGGGATTGCATAATGAGGTTTATCAACCTCACGAATACACAAGTTCTCTAACACAATCCTTGCACGATTTAGCCAAGACTGAAGACCCTGATCGTTTTACCGTTTCTGTGAATGGATATGGACATGCTGAACATCCCGTAAACATGAATGCTGATATACAAGGTATGAATCGTTATTTTGGTTGGTATGAGAAGAAAATAGGTGATATTAAACCTTGGGTGAAAGAAATGGAAAAGAAGTATCCCTACCAGAAACTGATGTTATCAGAATATGGAGCAGATGCTAATATTGCACATCAAACCGAATATTTAGATGAGTCTTTAAACTGGAGCGATCCATTTTATCCTGAAACTTTTCAAACAAAAACACACGAGTACCAATGGAGTGTGATTGCTAACCACCCCTATATTATCGCTTCGTACTTATGGAATATGTTCGACTTTGCTGTTCCAATGTGGACACGAGGAGGAGTTCCGGCAAGAAACCTGAAAGGGTTGGTCACTTTCGACCGAAAAATAAAAAAGGATTCTTATTTCTGGTATAAGGCCAACTGGAGCAAAGAGCCTGTTTTATATCTTACCCAAAGAAGAAACACCAATCGCGAGAAGCAAGTTACATTAGTTACAGTTTACTCAAATGTTGGTGCGCCTAAGGTATACTTAAACGGAAAGGAGCTGACAGGAATAAAGCAAGGATATACCCCTGTACATTATATATTCGATAAGGTAACGTTAGCCAATGGAAAGAATACACTTAAAGCTGTTTCGGTAAAAAATGGCAAGAGTTACGAAGATACGATTGAATGGAATTATACTGGTGAGAAAAAACGTGGAGATGATGCCACAGAAAATGTAGAAGAACATTCAGGCTTCTAA
- a CDS encoding DUF4861 domain-containing protein, with product MKKILFLLFASCMAISCSGSKSISVKVSNTSSLDRAKEMVEVSMNDINAKLSLSKTDQVVVLDKYNQQLPYQVTYDGNLVFPTTVKANSSEDYTIKIGSPNTFNTITCGKQYPERLDDVAWENDRIAFRTYGPALQATGEKAFGFDIWVKRCEQPVVEARYAKELDKNTVEKIKSLEKTDPAAAKALREASTYHVDHGNGLDFYKVGPTLGAGTSAFLIDSTLVYPYCYAKQEVLDNGPLRFTVKLTYNPITIKGDSSVVETRIISLDAGSQMNKIAVSYSKIKEILPLATGIVIHKGSNDYAMSASKGYIAYADPKDPVNGQIYVGAVFPANVKETKVQLFKGAEATKIKDGANGHVMAISDYEAGSEFIYYFGAGWSKWGFKSSADWFKYVDEFAQKARSPLSVTIK from the coding sequence ATGAAAAAAATACTATTCCTGCTTTTTGCCTCATGCATGGCAATCTCATGCTCAGGCTCAAAAAGCATCAGTGTCAAGGTATCAAATACCTCTTCACTAGACCGCGCTAAAGAGATGGTGGAAGTTTCCATGAATGATATTAATGCAAAGCTTAGCCTTTCAAAAACAGATCAAGTTGTGGTTTTGGATAAATACAATCAGCAACTTCCCTATCAGGTTACTTATGATGGAAACCTAGTATTTCCTACTACGGTGAAAGCGAATTCATCAGAAGATTATACTATCAAAATAGGTTCTCCAAACACCTTCAACACAATTACATGCGGAAAACAATACCCCGAACGGTTGGATGATGTTGCTTGGGAAAATGACCGTATAGCTTTTCGTACCTATGGACCAGCACTTCAAGCAACAGGCGAAAAAGCTTTTGGCTTTGATATCTGGGTAAAACGATGTGAACAGCCTGTTGTGGAAGCAAGATATGCCAAAGAACTGGACAAAAACACCGTGGAAAAGATAAAAAGCCTTGAAAAAACAGATCCTGCTGCAGCAAAAGCGTTGAGGGAAGCCTCTACTTACCATGTGGACCACGGAAACGGACTCGACTTTTATAAAGTGGGACCAACTTTGGGAGCCGGAACATCTGCCTTTCTGATTGATAGCACATTGGTTTATCCATATTGTTATGCAAAACAAGAGGTACTTGATAATGGTCCATTAAGATTTACGGTGAAACTTACCTACAACCCTATAACCATCAAAGGAGATAGCTCCGTGGTTGAAACCCGCATCATTTCTCTGGATGCTGGTTCACAGATGAATAAAATTGCTGTTTCTTATAGTAAAATCAAAGAGATATTACCTCTAGCAACTGGAATTGTAATCCACAAAGGAAGCAACGATTACGCAATGTCGGCAAGTAAAGGATATATTGCCTATGCTGATCCGAAAGATCCAGTAAACGGGCAAATCTACGTAGGAGCTGTATTTCCCGCCAATGTAAAAGAGACCAAAGTACAACTGTTTAAAGGCGCTGAAGCCACAAAAATAAAAGATGGGGCAAACGGACACGTGATGGCTATCAGCGATTACGAAGCTGGTTCGGAATTTATTTATTACTTCGGTGCAGGTTGGAGCAAATGGGGATTCAAGAGCTCGGCCGACTGGTTTAAATATGTAGATGAATTTGCACAGAAAGCACGTTCACCTTTAAGCGTTACAATTAAATAA
- the mutS gene encoding DNA mismatch repair protein MutS: protein MANDIVLTPMMKQFLDLKAKHPDAVMLFRCGDFYETYSEDAIIASEILGITLTKRANGQAKTIEMAGFPHHALDTYLPKLIRAGKRVAICDQLEDPKTTKKLVKRGITELVTPGVSINDNILNYNENNFLAAVHFGKNECGIAFLDISTGEFLTAEGPFDYVDKLLNNFAPKEVLFERSKRGMFEGNFGNKFFTFELEDWAFTETSARERLLKHFETSSLKGFGVEHLKYGIVASGAILQYLDMTQHTQIGHITSLSRIEEDRYVRLDKYTVRNLELISSMNDGGKSLLNVIDRTISPMGARMLKRWIVFPLKDEKPINDRLNVVEYFFRHPEFKELIEEQLHLIGDLERIISKVAVGRVSPREVVQLKVALRAIEPIKEACLSADNQSLSRIGEQLNLCISIREKIEGEINNDPPLLINKGGVIKSGVNSELDELRKIAFSGKDYLLQIQQRESELTGIPSLKIAYNNVFGYFIEVRNTHKDKVPQEWIRKQTLVNAERYITQELKEYEEKILGAEDKILVLETRIYNDLVLSLNEYIPAIQINANQIARIDCLLSFANVAAENKYIRPVIEDNDVLEIKQGRHPVIEKQLPVGEKYIANNVTIDTEHQQIIIITGPNMAGKSALLRQTALITLLAQIGSFVPAESAHVGLVDKIFTRVGASDNISVGESTFMVEMNEASDILNNISPRSLVLFDELGRGTSTYDGISIAWAIVEYIHEHPKARARTLFATHYHELNEMEKSFKRIKNYNVSVKEIDNKVIFLRKLERGGSEHSFGIHVAKMAGMPKSIVKRSNDILHKLESDNRKKGISGKHLSEVGENREGMQLSFFQLDDPVLCQIRDEILNLDVNNLTPIEALNKLNDIKKIVKGK, encoded by the coding sequence GTGGCAAATGATATAGTTCTTACCCCAATGATGAAACAGTTTCTGGACCTAAAAGCCAAACATCCGGATGCGGTGATGCTTTTTCGTTGTGGAGACTTTTACGAAACATATTCTGAAGATGCTATCATCGCTTCTGAAATATTGGGGATTACACTGACCAAAAGAGCAAACGGACAAGCTAAAACAATTGAGATGGCGGGATTCCCCCATCATGCTTTGGATACATACTTACCTAAACTGATTAGAGCTGGCAAGAGAGTTGCAATTTGTGACCAGCTCGAGGATCCTAAAACAACAAAAAAACTGGTGAAACGAGGAATTACCGAATTGGTGACTCCTGGAGTTTCTATTAACGATAATATTCTAAATTACAACGAGAATAATTTTTTGGCTGCAGTTCATTTTGGAAAGAATGAATGTGGGATAGCTTTTTTGGATATTTCTACGGGGGAGTTTCTTACAGCAGAAGGACCTTTTGATTATGTAGATAAACTGTTGAATAATTTTGCTCCGAAAGAAGTTCTTTTCGAACGTAGCAAAAGGGGGATGTTTGAAGGTAACTTTGGAAATAAATTCTTCACTTTTGAATTAGAAGACTGGGCCTTTACCGAAACAAGTGCCCGTGAAAGATTACTCAAGCATTTTGAAACAAGTAGCCTTAAAGGATTTGGGGTGGAACATCTCAAGTACGGAATTGTAGCGTCTGGAGCAATTCTTCAATATCTGGACATGACCCAGCATACTCAGATTGGCCACATTACATCACTTTCGCGAATTGAAGAAGACAGATATGTGCGTTTGGATAAATATACCGTTCGCAATCTTGAATTGATATCAAGTATGAATGACGGAGGGAAAAGCCTGTTGAATGTGATTGATAGAACAATTAGTCCGATGGGTGCCCGAATGTTAAAACGTTGGATAGTCTTTCCCCTGAAAGATGAAAAGCCAATCAATGACCGACTGAATGTTGTGGAATATTTTTTCCGTCATCCTGAGTTCAAGGAACTGATTGAAGAACAATTACATTTAATAGGCGATTTGGAACGAATCATCTCGAAAGTGGCTGTCGGAAGGGTATCTCCAAGAGAGGTTGTTCAGTTGAAAGTTGCATTAAGAGCAATAGAACCCATAAAAGAGGCATGTTTATCGGCCGATAATCAGAGTCTGAGTAGGATAGGGGAGCAGCTTAATCTCTGTATTTCCATTCGAGAAAAGATTGAGGGGGAGATAAATAATGATCCGCCTCTACTGATCAATAAAGGCGGAGTAATTAAGAGCGGTGTGAATTCAGAGCTTGATGAGTTGCGAAAAATTGCCTTTTCAGGAAAAGATTACTTGTTGCAGATTCAGCAACGCGAGAGTGAATTAACAGGAATTCCCAGTCTGAAAATTGCTTATAACAACGTTTTCGGTTACTTTATTGAAGTTAGAAATACCCATAAAGATAAGGTGCCGCAAGAATGGATCCGAAAACAAACCTTAGTCAATGCGGAGCGTTATATTACTCAGGAACTTAAAGAATATGAAGAGAAAATATTAGGAGCCGAAGATAAAATCCTGGTTCTCGAAACCCGTATTTATAACGATCTGGTGCTTTCTTTGAATGAATATATTCCGGCAATCCAAATTAACGCCAATCAAATTGCCCGGATAGATTGTCTTTTGTCCTTTGCTAATGTTGCAGCTGAAAACAAATACATTCGACCTGTCATTGAAGATAACGATGTGCTTGAAATTAAACAGGGAAGACATCCTGTGATTGAAAAGCAACTTCCTGTAGGCGAGAAATATATTGCCAACAATGTGACGATTGACACGGAACATCAGCAGATAATCATTATCACAGGACCGAATATGGCCGGTAAATCAGCTTTGCTTCGGCAGACTGCCCTTATTACGCTATTGGCTCAGATAGGTAGTTTTGTGCCAGCTGAAAGTGCTCATGTAGGGTTGGTAGACAAAATATTCACCCGAGTTGGGGCAAGTGATAATATTTCGGTAGGTGAATCTACATTCATGGTCGAGATGAATGAAGCATCCGATATTCTGAATAATATATCCCCACGAAGCCTTGTCCTGTTTGACGAACTTGGTCGTGGAACATCCACCTACGACGGTATCTCTATTGCCTGGGCAATTGTTGAGTACATTCACGAGCATCCTAAAGCAAGAGCTCGTACTCTCTTTGCTACTCATTACCATGAGCTCAATGAAATGGAGAAGTCCTTTAAACGGATAAAGAATTATAATGTTTCAGTGAAGGAAATTGATAATAAAGTGATATTCCTACGTAAACTTGAACGGGGTGGGAGCGAGCACTCCTTTGGTATTCATGTGGCGAAAATGGCAGGTATGCCCAAAAGTATTGTGAAGCGATCTAATGATATCCTTCATAAGCTGGAATCGGATAACCGCAAGAAGGGGATTTCGGGCAAGCATCTCTCGGAGGTTGGCGAGAACAGGGAAGGGATGCAGCTTAGTTTCTTCCAGCTGGACGACCCCGTACTTTGTCAGATCAGGGATGAGATCTTAAATCTGGATGTAAATAATCTAACACCTATTGAGGCACTGAATAAACTAAACGACATTAAGAAAATTGTCAAAGGGAAATAG
- the kduI gene encoding 5-dehydro-4-deoxy-D-glucuronate isomerase has translation MKTNYEIRYAAHPEDAKSYDTKRIRRDFLIEKVFTPNEVNMVYSMYDRMVVGGAMPCGETLKLEAIDPLKQPIFLRNREIGMYNVGGPGIVKVGDTQFELNYKEALYLGSGDREVYFESKDSNNPAKFYFNSLTAHRNYPDKKVTKQDAVVAEMGSLEGSNHRNINKMIVNQVLPTCQIQMGMTELAPGSVWNTMPAHVHSRRMEAYFYFEVPEDQAVCHFMGEVDETRHIWMKGDQAVLSPEWSIHSAAATHNYTFIWGMGGENLDYGDQDFSAITDLK, from the coding sequence ATGAAAACAAATTATGAAATTCGCTATGCAGCGCATCCTGAAGATGCGAAAAGCTACGATACAAAAAGAATTCGCAGAGATTTCTTAATCGAAAAAGTTTTTACTCCGAATGAAGTAAATATGGTATATTCCATGTACGACCGTATGGTTGTGGGTGGTGCGATGCCTTGCGGCGAAACCTTAAAACTGGAAGCTATCGATCCATTAAAACAACCTATATTTTTACGTAACCGTGAAATTGGTATGTATAATGTAGGAGGCCCGGGTATTGTAAAGGTAGGTGACACTCAGTTTGAGCTAAACTATAAAGAGGCGCTTTATCTGGGTTCTGGTGACCGCGAAGTCTATTTTGAAAGCAAAGATTCTAACAATCCTGCAAAATTCTATTTCAACTCACTGACCGCACACAGAAATTATCCTGATAAAAAGGTAACTAAACAAGATGCGGTTGTAGCCGAAATGGGCTCTCTAGAAGGATCAAACCACCGTAACATCAACAAGATGATTGTTAACCAGGTATTACCAACCTGCCAGATACAGATGGGTATGACCGAGTTAGCACCGGGAAGTGTATGGAACACCATGCCAGCTCATGTTCATTCACGTCGTATGGAAGCGTACTTCTACTTTGAAGTTCCTGAAGATCAGGCAGTATGCCATTTCATGGGCGAAGTAGACGAAACCCGTCACATCTGGATGAAAGGTGATCAGGCTGTACTCTCTCCCGAATGGTCAATCCACTCGGCAGCAGCTACGCACAACTATACATTTATCTGGGGAATGGGAGGTGAAAACCTCGATTATGGTGATCAGGACTTCTCTGCAATTACTGATCTTAAATAA
- a CDS encoding family 20 glycosylhydrolase: MKKHIALVFASLFIAVSALKAQEQCPQVIPSLKEWKGGSGKLLLKKKGRLVVQPEYRTKLASGVEQFKTDLLEMSGMKYEVKYGKPAKGDIYFTLNTADKSLGEEGYKINIEDYVRVEAPTKKGAFWATRTLLQMILTGGTNFPKGEIRDFPDYPRRGFMLDCGRKFFPMKYLKDYVRILSFYKMNEFQIHLNDNGFVEFFDNDWNKTYSAFRLESTKFPGLTAKDGSYSKKEFTELQQEAADFGVNIIPEIDIPAHSLAFTQYKPGIGSKEYGMDHLDLYNPETYKFCDALIDEYIGGDNPVFIGKDFHIGTDEYNKKEAEKYRYFTDRYLKLVESYHKQPRMWGGLKWLPGKTPVKSKGVIVNAWSIDWVDPIVSLKDGYELINTCDTYLYIVPGAGYYQDFLNTEWIYKNWSVAKINREVTLPKDQPGLTGAMFAVWNDHCGNGISQKDVHLRTMPALQTLAQKMWNDGGKPAEFADFEQIRKRMIEAPGVNLAGKIESKSDVALKYDVISPKSKDLSENGFNIKKRRDGIIETPIYEVGYPYSVEFDLNLSADSPKDAILFANDYVKVYANWNSTGKIAFSREGYTFTFESAIPTNEWVKIGIAGNVKGMTLYINGKQVEDLTAQKRVCSKLNGGSSTMYYHFTSFFPLQFIVDKLTGFKGEMKNLEVRQLKQ, translated from the coding sequence ATGAAAAAACACATTGCTTTAGTTTTTGCATCATTATTTATTGCTGTTTCTGCACTGAAAGCCCAGGAGCAGTGTCCGCAGGTAATTCCTTCTTTGAAAGAGTGGAAAGGGGGGAGTGGAAAACTCCTCCTGAAGAAAAAAGGAAGATTGGTGGTGCAGCCGGAATACAGAACAAAGCTTGCTTCCGGTGTGGAACAATTCAAGACCGATCTGCTCGAAATGTCGGGAATGAAATATGAGGTTAAATATGGCAAACCTGCCAAGGGCGATATCTATTTCACACTGAACACAGCCGATAAGTCACTGGGAGAGGAGGGGTATAAGATCAACATAGAGGATTATGTACGAGTGGAAGCACCAACCAAGAAAGGAGCGTTCTGGGCGACAAGAACCCTGCTTCAGATGATTCTGACCGGTGGAACGAATTTCCCGAAAGGGGAGATAAGGGATTTTCCAGACTATCCCAGAAGGGGATTCATGCTTGACTGCGGACGTAAGTTTTTTCCCATGAAATACCTGAAAGACTACGTGCGTATCCTCTCTTTCTATAAAATGAACGAGTTTCAGATTCACTTGAACGACAACGGTTTCGTTGAGTTCTTCGACAACGACTGGAACAAAACTTATTCGGCATTCCGTCTTGAAAGCACTAAGTTTCCGGGGCTGACAGCTAAGGATGGCTCCTATTCCAAGAAAGAGTTTACGGAGCTTCAGCAGGAAGCGGCGGATTTTGGAGTGAACATCATCCCCGAAATAGACATTCCGGCCCATTCACTGGCGTTCACTCAGTATAAACCGGGGATAGGGAGCAAAGAGTATGGAATGGATCACCTGGATCTTTATAACCCTGAGACCTACAAATTCTGCGATGCCTTGATTGATGAGTACATCGGCGGAGATAATCCCGTATTCATAGGGAAAGACTTCCATATCGGCACCGATGAATACAACAAAAAGGAGGCGGAGAAATACCGCTATTTTACTGATAGGTACCTTAAGCTGGTAGAATCCTATCATAAGCAGCCACGCATGTGGGGAGGCTTGAAATGGCTTCCCGGCAAGACTCCCGTCAAGTCGAAAGGGGTTATTGTCAACGCCTGGTCCATTGACTGGGTAGACCCCATTGTTTCATTGAAGGATGGATATGAATTAATAAATACTTGTGACACTTATCTCTATATTGTTCCGGGTGCAGGTTACTATCAGGATTTCCTTAATACAGAATGGATATATAAAAACTGGAGCGTTGCCAAGATTAATCGTGAGGTGACATTGCCGAAAGATCAACCAGGACTGACGGGTGCGATGTTTGCTGTTTGGAATGATCACTGCGGCAATGGAATTTCTCAGAAGGATGTCCATTTGCGTACAATGCCCGCTTTGCAGACTCTTGCTCAGAAAATGTGGAACGATGGAGGCAAACCGGCTGAATTTGCCGATTTTGAACAGATACGTAAAAGAATGATTGAAGCACCGGGGGTTAATCTGGCTGGAAAGATTGAAAGCAAATCGGATGTGGCCTTAAAGTACGATGTTATTTCTCCAAAAAGCAAAGACCTCTCTGAGAATGGGTTTAATATTAAGAAACGGAGAGACGGGATTATTGAAACACCGATTTATGAGGTAGGTTATCCATATTCCGTTGAATTTGATCTTAATCTGTCGGCTGACAGCCCGAAAGATGCAATCCTTTTTGCCAATGATTACGTAAAGGTGTATGCAAACTGGAATAGCACCGGTAAGATTGCCTTTTCTCGCGAAGGGTATACCTTCACCTTCGAGAGTGCGATTCCAACCAATGAGTGGGTGAAAATCGGCATCGCAGGCAATGTAAAGGGCATGACGCTTTACATAAACGGCAAGCAGGTAGAGGATTTGACTGCACAGAAAAGAGTGTGTTCGAAGTTAAATGGTGGTTCAAGTACCATGTATTATCACTTCACCAGCTTCTTCCCGCTTCAGTTTATCGTCGATAAATTGACCGGATTCAAAGGTGAGATGAAGAATCTGGAGGTCAGACAGCTGAAGCAATAG
- a CDS encoding gluconate 5-dehydrogenase, which produces MVNFSLEGKIALVTGASYGIGFALAKGFAEAGATIVFNDINQELVNKGLAAYEAEGIKAHGYICDVTDEDAVNALVAQIEKEVGVIDILVNNAGIIKRIPMIEMSAKDFRQVIDIDLNGPFIVSKAVIPSMIKKGHGKIINICSMMSELGRETVSAYAAAKGGLKMLTRNIASEYGEYNIQCNGLGPGYIETPQTAPIRTPGHPFNEFIISKTPAARWGTPEDLMGPAVFLASDASNFVNGHVLYVDGGILAYIGKQPK; this is translated from the coding sequence ATGGTTAATTTTTCATTAGAAGGTAAAATAGCACTTGTAACAGGTGCATCCTATGGAATTGGTTTTGCCTTGGCAAAAGGTTTCGCAGAAGCCGGTGCCACAATTGTTTTCAACGACATCAATCAGGAATTAGTAAATAAAGGTCTGGCTGCTTACGAAGCAGAAGGCATCAAAGCGCACGGATATATATGCGACGTGACTGACGAAGACGCAGTAAATGCTTTAGTAGCACAGATTGAAAAAGAAGTTGGCGTTATTGATATCTTGGTTAACAATGCAGGAATCATCAAACGTATTCCAATGATTGAGATGAGTGCTAAAGATTTCCGCCAGGTTATCGATATCGACTTGAATGGTCCATTCATTGTATCAAAAGCTGTTATCCCATCAATGATTAAGAAAGGTCATGGTAAGATTATCAACATCTGCTCTATGATGAGTGAACTTGGACGTGAAACAGTATCTGCCTATGCAGCTGCTAAGGGTGGTTTGAAGATGTTGACTCGCAACATTGCTTCTGAATATGGTGAATATAACATCCAATGTAATGGCCTTGGTCCAGGATATATTGAAACACCTCAGACTGCTCCGATTCGTACTCCGGGACATCCTTTCAACGAATTCATCATTTCCAAGACTCCGGCTGCTCGTTGGGGAACCCCTGAAGATTTAATGGGGCCAGCCGTATTCTTAGCTTCTGACGCATCCAATTTTGTTAATGGACACGTTCTGTATGTGGATGGTGGTATTCTGGCTTATATAGGCAAACAACCTAAATAA